One Phaseolus vulgaris cultivar G19833 chromosome 2, P. vulgaris v2.0, whole genome shotgun sequence DNA window includes the following coding sequences:
- the LOC137810171 gene encoding BTB/POZ domain-containing protein At3g50780-like: protein MGDIRITRVEQGQTKIKNVPIAVTPEGFWCCPTPVGFQKSLKPQNPLNKLKPSSPLPKTSSQKKEVSVSERKAGPAPSRLVVSDAQQCNDDPERPPPSPSVPAPRAPRPKLESMPKKVAIEFGEPGSCDMKLLLLGKQGFCVKLSVHRDVLKEKSSFFADKLSEQSGLSCLQVDDCEDVEIYVETVGLMYCKEMKQRLMKQSVSRILRILKVAEFLGFSSCIQSCLEYLEAVPWNGEEEEEKVISTVLRLQGDGIGVNPVLKRVSPDISNAPKDTLSHIVELVLKSNEERGRREMKSIVLKLLRENNSLPSSAGSADICNDMIYKSCRSCLDSLLCLFNQAAEPDFKDMPSDIKEPIIKHIALEADNLSWLLEILIDKQAAEDFAVMWANHQELAALHGKLPIAFRYHVSCISGRLYVNIGRGEVLPSKNTRQLLLQTWLQPLINDYNWLQHGCRTFDGKLVEEGIGRTILTLPLEDQQSILLSWVGSFLKTGDGCPNLQRAFEVWWRRTFIRPYVEGQGG from the exons ATGGGGGATATTAGGATTACCCGGGTAGAGCAAGGTCAAACAAAGATTAAAAATGTTCCAATTGCTGTCACCCCTGAAGGATTTTGGTGTTGCCCTACTCCTGTTGGGTTCCAGAAAAGCCTCAAGCCTCAAAACCCTTTGAATAAACTCAAACCCTCCTCACCACTTCCAAAGACTAGTTCCCAGAAAAAGGAAGTTTCGGTGAGTGAGAGAAAAGCGGGGCCTGCCCCATCAAGGTTGGTGGTTTCTGATGCTCAACAATGTAATGATGATCCAGAAAGACCTCCACCTAGCCCTTCTGTACCTGCACCGAGAGCACCTAGACCCAAACTTGAATCTATGCCGAAAAAGGTGGCTATTGAGTTTGGTGAACCCGGAAGTTGTGACATGAAGCTTCTTCTCCTTGGAAAGCAGGGATTTTGTGTGAAGTTAAGTGTTCACAGGGATGTTTTAAAAGAGAAGAGTAGTTTCTTTGCTGATAAACTTTCTGAACAATCTGGTTTGTCATGTCTCCAAGTTGATGACTGTGAGGATGTTGAAATATATGTTGAAACTGTTGGGCTTATGTATTGCAAAGAAATGAAGCAGCGGTTGATGAAGCAAAGCGTTTCTCGCATTCTTAGAATACTCAAG GTTGCAGAATTCCTCGGCTTCAGCTCATGTATCCAATCATGTTTGGAGTACTTGGAAGCAGTCCCTTGGAAtggagaggaagaagaagaaaaggtgATCTCAACAGTCCTACGACTCCAAGGAGATGGAATCGGGGTGAATCCGGTGCTAAAACGAGTTTCTCCTGATATTTCCAATGCCCCAAAAGACACCCTCTCCCACATTGTTGAACTTGTTCTGAAAAGCAATGAGGAGAGAGGTCGTCGAGAGATGAAATCCATTGTTCTAAAGCTCCTTAGGGAGAACAATAGTCTTCCAAGTTCTGCAGGTTCAGCTGACATCTGTAATGACATGATTTATAAGTCATGCAGAAGCTGTTTGGATTCATTATTGTGTCTCTTCAACCAAGCTGCAGAACCAGACTTCAAAGACATGCCTAGCGATATCAAAGAACCCATAATAAAACATATAGCTCTTGAAGCTGATAACTTGTCATGGTTGCTTGAGATTTTAATTGATAAACAAGCTGCTGAGGATTTTGCAGTGATGTGGGCAAACCATCAGGAATTGGCTGCCCTACATGGAAAGCTTCCCATTGCGTTTCGCTATCATGTGAGCTGCATTTCTGGAAGACTTTATGTCAACATAGGAAGAGGGGAGGTTTTACCATCGAAGAACACACGACAGTTGTTGTTGCAGACATGGCTGCAGCCTCTAATCAATGACTACAACTGGTTGCAGCACGGTTGCAGGACATTCGATGGGAAACTTGTGGAGGAAGGAATTGGAAGGACAATTCTGACCTTGCCTTTGGAGGATCAACAGAGTATTTTGCTTTCTTGGGTTGGAAGCTTCTTGAAAACTGGTGATGGTTGTCCCAATCTTCAGAGAGCTTTTGAGGTGTGGTGGCGTAGGACTTTCATTAGACCCTATGTGGAAGGCCAAGGTGGTTGA